A part of Phaenicophaeus curvirostris isolate KB17595 chromosome 29, BPBGC_Pcur_1.0, whole genome shotgun sequence genomic DNA contains:
- the MSTO1 gene encoding protein misato homolog 1 isoform X3 — translation MPGEAVTLQLGHYAGCVGAQWWGLQAGPGGGPAELRSSTLLRSERAPGGRERLTPRLVALELKGGSVGPVAAAGPVAAGTGTAATSWDGAVAAYLERDPAPRDGDRAEESAAEGRGSPHTPVPGAAPAPSPLAPSQDASSGGTERLWSDYLNVHLHPKSVYVIRQYMHDGECGCLEAFGQGQSLLQDPGCLEELEDRLHFYVEECDYLQGFQVLCDLHNGFSGVGAKVTELLYDEYSGKGILTWGLTPGTSNLGDSPKNLYRVMNVALGIVHLSRHSSLLCPLSLSGSLGLRPQPPVTFPYLNYDASLNFHSSAVLAAALDTLTVPYRLSSSQGSMMHLAETLNFSGRKVVAAWASLPFPARPGCSLADALCSHGQDVPWKLLVAWRERRLRSCFAQSVVLRGIGNESHVSSSARTQPPSPLHACESAEQTLQRYLHTLFPGALSAAHVLEQPCRTLPPYPQFFSPLLTQQGFLRDKPPPSAAAVESIPVLAALQASPVLHTLLTSLYMDVKKLNARRFASFFSAGVEQDEFQEALEELRTLSQCYETELEGSESEDEEDSD, via the exons ATGCCGGGGGAGGCGGTGACGCTGCAGCTCGGACACTACGCGGGCTGCGTGGGGGCCCAGTGGTGGGGGCTGCAG GCCGGCCCGGGCGGCGGCCCCGCCGAGCTCCGTTCGTCCACGCTGCTCCGCTCCGAACGGGCTCCGGGCGGCCGGGAGCGGCTCACACCCCGCCTGGTGGCGCTGGAGCTGAAAG gCGGCTCGGTGGGGCCGGTAGCGGCTGCGGGGCCGGTGGCAGCGGGGACGGGGACGGCAGCGACGTCGTG GGACGGAGCCGTCGCCGCTTACCTGGAGAGAGACCCCGCGCCGAGGGACGGTGACCGGGCG GAAGAAAGCGCTGCTGAAGGACGAGGGAGCCCCCACACTCCGGTTCCAG GCGCGGCTCCTGCCCCTTCGCCACTCGCTCCTTCCCAGGACGCCTCCTCGGGCGGCACCGAGCGGCTCTGGTCCGATTACCTCAACGTTCATTTGCATCCCAAGAGCGTCTACGTCATCCGCCAGTACATGCACGATGG gGAGTGTGGTTGTCTGGAAGCCTTCGGACAAGGTCAGAGTCTGCTGCAGGACCCCggctgcctggaggagctggaagatCGGCTGCACTTTTATGTGGAAGAATGTGATTATCTGCAG GGGTTTCAGGTCCTCTGCGACCTACACAACGGATTCTCCGGAGTTGGTGCCAAGGTGACTGAACTGCTCTACGATGAGTACTCGGGAAAAGGGATCCTGACGTGGGGGCTGACTCCGGGCACGAGTAACCTGGGT GATTCTCCCAAGAACTTGTACAGAGTGATGAACGTGGCCCTGGGCATCGTCCACCTCTCGCGGCACAGCTCGCTGCTTTGCCCCCTGTCGCTCAGCGGGAGCCTGGGGCTCCGGCCGCAGCCTCCGGTGACGTTTCCGTACCTGAACTACGAT GCGTCCCTGAATTTCCACAGCAGCGCGGTGCTGGCCGCGGCGCTCGACACCCTCACCGTGCCGTACCGGCTCTCTTCCTCCCAAGGCTCCATGATGCACCTCGCTGAAACTCTCAACTTCTCCGGGAGAAAG GTTGTGGCTGCCTGggcttctcttcccttcccggcccggcccggctgCTCGCTTGCCGATGCTTTGTGCTCCCACGGGCAGGACGtgccctggaagctgctggtTGCGTGGAGAGAGCGAAGGCTTCGCTCCTGTTTCGCTCAGTCCGTCGTGCTACGAGGAATCGGCAACGAAAGTCACGTTAG CAGCTCCGCGAGGACGCAGCCGCCTTCCCCGCTCCACGCCTGCGAGAGCGCCGAGCAGACCCTGCAGCGATACCTCCACACCCTCTTCCCGGGCGCCCTCAG CGCAGCCCACGTGCTCGAGCAGCCGTGTCGCACCCTGCCGCCGTACCCCCAgttcttctctcctctcctgacCCAACAAGGCTTCCTCCGGGATAAACCTCCGCCTTCCGCAGCAG ctgtggAGAGCATCCCTGTCCTGGCGGCCCTGCAGGCCTCCCCGGTGCTGCACACGCTCCTCACCAGCTTGTACATGGATGTAAAGAAGCTGAACGCGCGGCGATTCGCCAGCTTCTTCTCTGCCGGAGTCGAGCAGGATGAGTTCCAGGAGGCCTTGGAGGAGCTGAGAACTTTGTCGCAGTGCTACGAGACTGAGCTGGAAGGGAGCGAATCTGAAGATGAAGAGGATTCAGACTAA
- the MSTO1 gene encoding protein misato homolog 1 isoform X1: MPGEAVTLQLGHYAGCVGAQWWGLQAGPGGGPAELRSSTLLRSERAPGGRERLTPRLVALELKGGSVGPVAAAGPVAAGTGTAATSWDGAVAAYLERDPAPRDGDRAEESAAEGRGSPHTPVPGAAPAPSPLAPSQDASSGGTERLWSDYLNVHLHPKSVYVIRQYMHDGECGCLEAFGQGQSLLQDPGCLEELEDRLHFYVEECDYLQGFQVLCDLHNGFSGVGAKVTELLYDEYSGKGILTWGLTPGTSNLGDSPKNLYRVMNVALGIVHLSRHSSLLCPLSLSGSLGLRPQPPVTFPYLNYDASLNFHSSAVLAAALDTLTVPYRLSSSQGSMMHLAETLNFSGRKVVAAWASLPFPARPGCSLADALCSHGQDVPWKLLVAWRERRLRSCFAQSVVLRGIGNESHVSSSARTQPPSPLHACESAEQTLQRYLHTLFPGALSAAHVLEQPCRTLPPYPQFFSPLLTQQGFLRDKPPPSAAGVFSAAVESIPVLAALQASPVLHTLLTSLYMDVKKLNARRFASFFSAGVEQDEFQEALEELRTLSQCYETELEGSESEDEEDSD, from the exons ATGCCGGGGGAGGCGGTGACGCTGCAGCTCGGACACTACGCGGGCTGCGTGGGGGCCCAGTGGTGGGGGCTGCAG GCCGGCCCGGGCGGCGGCCCCGCCGAGCTCCGTTCGTCCACGCTGCTCCGCTCCGAACGGGCTCCGGGCGGCCGGGAGCGGCTCACACCCCGCCTGGTGGCGCTGGAGCTGAAAG gCGGCTCGGTGGGGCCGGTAGCGGCTGCGGGGCCGGTGGCAGCGGGGACGGGGACGGCAGCGACGTCGTG GGACGGAGCCGTCGCCGCTTACCTGGAGAGAGACCCCGCGCCGAGGGACGGTGACCGGGCG GAAGAAAGCGCTGCTGAAGGACGAGGGAGCCCCCACACTCCGGTTCCAG GCGCGGCTCCTGCCCCTTCGCCACTCGCTCCTTCCCAGGACGCCTCCTCGGGCGGCACCGAGCGGCTCTGGTCCGATTACCTCAACGTTCATTTGCATCCCAAGAGCGTCTACGTCATCCGCCAGTACATGCACGATGG gGAGTGTGGTTGTCTGGAAGCCTTCGGACAAGGTCAGAGTCTGCTGCAGGACCCCggctgcctggaggagctggaagatCGGCTGCACTTTTATGTGGAAGAATGTGATTATCTGCAG GGGTTTCAGGTCCTCTGCGACCTACACAACGGATTCTCCGGAGTTGGTGCCAAGGTGACTGAACTGCTCTACGATGAGTACTCGGGAAAAGGGATCCTGACGTGGGGGCTGACTCCGGGCACGAGTAACCTGGGT GATTCTCCCAAGAACTTGTACAGAGTGATGAACGTGGCCCTGGGCATCGTCCACCTCTCGCGGCACAGCTCGCTGCTTTGCCCCCTGTCGCTCAGCGGGAGCCTGGGGCTCCGGCCGCAGCCTCCGGTGACGTTTCCGTACCTGAACTACGAT GCGTCCCTGAATTTCCACAGCAGCGCGGTGCTGGCCGCGGCGCTCGACACCCTCACCGTGCCGTACCGGCTCTCTTCCTCCCAAGGCTCCATGATGCACCTCGCTGAAACTCTCAACTTCTCCGGGAGAAAG GTTGTGGCTGCCTGggcttctcttcccttcccggcccggcccggctgCTCGCTTGCCGATGCTTTGTGCTCCCACGGGCAGGACGtgccctggaagctgctggtTGCGTGGAGAGAGCGAAGGCTTCGCTCCTGTTTCGCTCAGTCCGTCGTGCTACGAGGAATCGGCAACGAAAGTCACGTTAG CAGCTCCGCGAGGACGCAGCCGCCTTCCCCGCTCCACGCCTGCGAGAGCGCCGAGCAGACCCTGCAGCGATACCTCCACACCCTCTTCCCGGGCGCCCTCAG CGCAGCCCACGTGCTCGAGCAGCCGTGTCGCACCCTGCCGCCGTACCCCCAgttcttctctcctctcctgacCCAACAAGGCTTCCTCCGGGATAAACCTCCGCCTTCCGCAGCAG GtgttttctctgcagctgtggAGAGCATCCCTGTCCTGGCGGCCCTGCAGGCCTCCCCGGTGCTGCACACGCTCCTCACCAGCTTGTACATGGATGTAAAGAAGCTGAACGCGCGGCGATTCGCCAGCTTCTTCTCTGCCGGAGTCGAGCAGGATGAGTTCCAGGAGGCCTTGGAGGAGCTGAGAACTTTGTCGCAGTGCTACGAGACTGAGCTGGAAGGGAGCGAATCTGAAGATGAAGAGGATTCAGACTAA
- the MSTO1 gene encoding protein misato homolog 1 isoform X2, with product MPGEAVTLQLGHYAGCVGAQWWGLQAGPGGGPAELRSSTLLRSERAPGGRERLTPRLVALELKGGSVGPVAAAGPVAAGTGTAATSWDGAVAAYLERDPAPRDGDRAEESAAEGRGSPHTPVPGAAPAPSPLAPSQDASSGGTERLWSDYLNVHLHPKSVYVIRQYMHDGECGCLEAFGQGQSLLQDPGCLEELEDRLHFYVEECDYLQGFQVLCDLHNGFSGVGAKVTELLYDEYSGKGILTWGLTPGTSNLGDSPKNLYRVMNVALGIVHLSRHSSLLCPLSLSGSLGLRPQPPVTFPYLNYDASLNFHSSAVLAAALDTLTVPYRLSSSQGSMMHLAETLNFSGRKVVAAWASLPFPARPGCSLADALCSHGQDVPWKLLVAWRERRLRSCFAQSVVLRGIGNESHVSSARTQPPSPLHACESAEQTLQRYLHTLFPGALSAAHVLEQPCRTLPPYPQFFSPLLTQQGFLRDKPPPSAAGVFSAAVESIPVLAALQASPVLHTLLTSLYMDVKKLNARRFASFFSAGVEQDEFQEALEELRTLSQCYETELEGSESEDEEDSD from the exons ATGCCGGGGGAGGCGGTGACGCTGCAGCTCGGACACTACGCGGGCTGCGTGGGGGCCCAGTGGTGGGGGCTGCAG GCCGGCCCGGGCGGCGGCCCCGCCGAGCTCCGTTCGTCCACGCTGCTCCGCTCCGAACGGGCTCCGGGCGGCCGGGAGCGGCTCACACCCCGCCTGGTGGCGCTGGAGCTGAAAG gCGGCTCGGTGGGGCCGGTAGCGGCTGCGGGGCCGGTGGCAGCGGGGACGGGGACGGCAGCGACGTCGTG GGACGGAGCCGTCGCCGCTTACCTGGAGAGAGACCCCGCGCCGAGGGACGGTGACCGGGCG GAAGAAAGCGCTGCTGAAGGACGAGGGAGCCCCCACACTCCGGTTCCAG GCGCGGCTCCTGCCCCTTCGCCACTCGCTCCTTCCCAGGACGCCTCCTCGGGCGGCACCGAGCGGCTCTGGTCCGATTACCTCAACGTTCATTTGCATCCCAAGAGCGTCTACGTCATCCGCCAGTACATGCACGATGG gGAGTGTGGTTGTCTGGAAGCCTTCGGACAAGGTCAGAGTCTGCTGCAGGACCCCggctgcctggaggagctggaagatCGGCTGCACTTTTATGTGGAAGAATGTGATTATCTGCAG GGGTTTCAGGTCCTCTGCGACCTACACAACGGATTCTCCGGAGTTGGTGCCAAGGTGACTGAACTGCTCTACGATGAGTACTCGGGAAAAGGGATCCTGACGTGGGGGCTGACTCCGGGCACGAGTAACCTGGGT GATTCTCCCAAGAACTTGTACAGAGTGATGAACGTGGCCCTGGGCATCGTCCACCTCTCGCGGCACAGCTCGCTGCTTTGCCCCCTGTCGCTCAGCGGGAGCCTGGGGCTCCGGCCGCAGCCTCCGGTGACGTTTCCGTACCTGAACTACGAT GCGTCCCTGAATTTCCACAGCAGCGCGGTGCTGGCCGCGGCGCTCGACACCCTCACCGTGCCGTACCGGCTCTCTTCCTCCCAAGGCTCCATGATGCACCTCGCTGAAACTCTCAACTTCTCCGGGAGAAAG GTTGTGGCTGCCTGggcttctcttcccttcccggcccggcccggctgCTCGCTTGCCGATGCTTTGTGCTCCCACGGGCAGGACGtgccctggaagctgctggtTGCGTGGAGAGAGCGAAGGCTTCGCTCCTGTTTCGCTCAGTCCGTCGTGCTACGAGGAATCGGCAACGAAAGTCACGTTAG CTCCGCGAGGACGCAGCCGCCTTCCCCGCTCCACGCCTGCGAGAGCGCCGAGCAGACCCTGCAGCGATACCTCCACACCCTCTTCCCGGGCGCCCTCAG CGCAGCCCACGTGCTCGAGCAGCCGTGTCGCACCCTGCCGCCGTACCCCCAgttcttctctcctctcctgacCCAACAAGGCTTCCTCCGGGATAAACCTCCGCCTTCCGCAGCAG GtgttttctctgcagctgtggAGAGCATCCCTGTCCTGGCGGCCCTGCAGGCCTCCCCGGTGCTGCACACGCTCCTCACCAGCTTGTACATGGATGTAAAGAAGCTGAACGCGCGGCGATTCGCCAGCTTCTTCTCTGCCGGAGTCGAGCAGGATGAGTTCCAGGAGGCCTTGGAGGAGCTGAGAACTTTGTCGCAGTGCTACGAGACTGAGCTGGAAGGGAGCGAATCTGAAGATGAAGAGGATTCAGACTAA
- the MSTO1 gene encoding protein misato homolog 1 isoform X5 — translation MPGEAVTLQLGHYAGCVGAQWWGLQAGPGGGPAELRSSTLLRSERAPGGRERLTPRLVALELKGGSVGPVAAAGPVAAGTGTAATSWDGAVAAYLERDPAPRDGDRAEESAAEGRGSPHTPVPGAAPAPSPLAPSQDASSGGTERLWSDYLNVHLHPKSVYVIRQYMHDGECGCLEAFGQGQSLLQDPGCLEELEDRLHFYVEECDYLQGFQVLCDLHNGFSGVGAKVTELLYDEYSGKGILTWGLTPGTSNLGDSPKNLYRVMNVALGIVHLSRHSSLLCPLSLSGSLGLRPQPPVTFPYLNYDASLNFHSSAVLAAALDTLTVPYRLSSSQGSMMHLAETLNFSGRKDVPWKLLVAWRERRLRSCFAQSVVLRGIGNESHVSSSARTQPPSPLHACESAEQTLQRYLHTLFPGALSAAHVLEQPCRTLPPYPQFFSPLLTQQGFLRDKPPPSAAGVFSAAVESIPVLAALQASPVLHTLLTSLYMDVKKLNARRFASFFSAGVEQDEFQEALEELRTLSQCYETELEGSESEDEEDSD, via the exons ATGCCGGGGGAGGCGGTGACGCTGCAGCTCGGACACTACGCGGGCTGCGTGGGGGCCCAGTGGTGGGGGCTGCAG GCCGGCCCGGGCGGCGGCCCCGCCGAGCTCCGTTCGTCCACGCTGCTCCGCTCCGAACGGGCTCCGGGCGGCCGGGAGCGGCTCACACCCCGCCTGGTGGCGCTGGAGCTGAAAG gCGGCTCGGTGGGGCCGGTAGCGGCTGCGGGGCCGGTGGCAGCGGGGACGGGGACGGCAGCGACGTCGTG GGACGGAGCCGTCGCCGCTTACCTGGAGAGAGACCCCGCGCCGAGGGACGGTGACCGGGCG GAAGAAAGCGCTGCTGAAGGACGAGGGAGCCCCCACACTCCGGTTCCAG GCGCGGCTCCTGCCCCTTCGCCACTCGCTCCTTCCCAGGACGCCTCCTCGGGCGGCACCGAGCGGCTCTGGTCCGATTACCTCAACGTTCATTTGCATCCCAAGAGCGTCTACGTCATCCGCCAGTACATGCACGATGG gGAGTGTGGTTGTCTGGAAGCCTTCGGACAAGGTCAGAGTCTGCTGCAGGACCCCggctgcctggaggagctggaagatCGGCTGCACTTTTATGTGGAAGAATGTGATTATCTGCAG GGGTTTCAGGTCCTCTGCGACCTACACAACGGATTCTCCGGAGTTGGTGCCAAGGTGACTGAACTGCTCTACGATGAGTACTCGGGAAAAGGGATCCTGACGTGGGGGCTGACTCCGGGCACGAGTAACCTGGGT GATTCTCCCAAGAACTTGTACAGAGTGATGAACGTGGCCCTGGGCATCGTCCACCTCTCGCGGCACAGCTCGCTGCTTTGCCCCCTGTCGCTCAGCGGGAGCCTGGGGCTCCGGCCGCAGCCTCCGGTGACGTTTCCGTACCTGAACTACGAT GCGTCCCTGAATTTCCACAGCAGCGCGGTGCTGGCCGCGGCGCTCGACACCCTCACCGTGCCGTACCGGCTCTCTTCCTCCCAAGGCTCCATGATGCACCTCGCTGAAACTCTCAACTTCTCCGGGAGAAAG GACGtgccctggaagctgctggtTGCGTGGAGAGAGCGAAGGCTTCGCTCCTGTTTCGCTCAGTCCGTCGTGCTACGAGGAATCGGCAACGAAAGTCACGTTAG CAGCTCCGCGAGGACGCAGCCGCCTTCCCCGCTCCACGCCTGCGAGAGCGCCGAGCAGACCCTGCAGCGATACCTCCACACCCTCTTCCCGGGCGCCCTCAG CGCAGCCCACGTGCTCGAGCAGCCGTGTCGCACCCTGCCGCCGTACCCCCAgttcttctctcctctcctgacCCAACAAGGCTTCCTCCGGGATAAACCTCCGCCTTCCGCAGCAG GtgttttctctgcagctgtggAGAGCATCCCTGTCCTGGCGGCCCTGCAGGCCTCCCCGGTGCTGCACACGCTCCTCACCAGCTTGTACATGGATGTAAAGAAGCTGAACGCGCGGCGATTCGCCAGCTTCTTCTCTGCCGGAGTCGAGCAGGATGAGTTCCAGGAGGCCTTGGAGGAGCTGAGAACTTTGTCGCAGTGCTACGAGACTGAGCTGGAAGGGAGCGAATCTGAAGATGAAGAGGATTCAGACTAA
- the MSTO1 gene encoding protein misato homolog 1 isoform X4, which produces MPGEAVTLQLGHYAGCVGAQWWGLQAGPGGGPAELRSSTLLRSERAPGGRERLTPRLVALELKGGSVGPVAAAGPVAAGTGTAATSWDGAVAAYLERDPAPRDGDRAEESAAEGRGSPHTPVPGAAPAPSPLAPSQDASSGGTERLWSDYLNVHLHPKSVYVIRQYMHDGECGCLEAFGQGQSLLQDPGCLEELEDRLHFYVEECDYLQGFQVLCDLHNGFSGVGAKVTELLYDEYSGKGILTWGLTPGTSNLGDSPKNLYRVMNVALGIVHLSRHSSLLCPLSLSGSLGLRPQPPVTFPYLNYDASLNFHSSAVLAAALDTLTVPYRLSSSQGSMMHLAETLNFSGRKVVAAWASLPFPARPGCSLADALCSHGQDVPWKLLVAWRERRLRSCFAQSVVLRGIGNESHVSSARTQPPSPLHACESAEQTLQRYLHTLFPGALSAAHVLEQPCRTLPPYPQFFSPLLTQQGFLRDKPPPSAAAVESIPVLAALQASPVLHTLLTSLYMDVKKLNARRFASFFSAGVEQDEFQEALEELRTLSQCYETELEGSESEDEEDSD; this is translated from the exons ATGCCGGGGGAGGCGGTGACGCTGCAGCTCGGACACTACGCGGGCTGCGTGGGGGCCCAGTGGTGGGGGCTGCAG GCCGGCCCGGGCGGCGGCCCCGCCGAGCTCCGTTCGTCCACGCTGCTCCGCTCCGAACGGGCTCCGGGCGGCCGGGAGCGGCTCACACCCCGCCTGGTGGCGCTGGAGCTGAAAG gCGGCTCGGTGGGGCCGGTAGCGGCTGCGGGGCCGGTGGCAGCGGGGACGGGGACGGCAGCGACGTCGTG GGACGGAGCCGTCGCCGCTTACCTGGAGAGAGACCCCGCGCCGAGGGACGGTGACCGGGCG GAAGAAAGCGCTGCTGAAGGACGAGGGAGCCCCCACACTCCGGTTCCAG GCGCGGCTCCTGCCCCTTCGCCACTCGCTCCTTCCCAGGACGCCTCCTCGGGCGGCACCGAGCGGCTCTGGTCCGATTACCTCAACGTTCATTTGCATCCCAAGAGCGTCTACGTCATCCGCCAGTACATGCACGATGG gGAGTGTGGTTGTCTGGAAGCCTTCGGACAAGGTCAGAGTCTGCTGCAGGACCCCggctgcctggaggagctggaagatCGGCTGCACTTTTATGTGGAAGAATGTGATTATCTGCAG GGGTTTCAGGTCCTCTGCGACCTACACAACGGATTCTCCGGAGTTGGTGCCAAGGTGACTGAACTGCTCTACGATGAGTACTCGGGAAAAGGGATCCTGACGTGGGGGCTGACTCCGGGCACGAGTAACCTGGGT GATTCTCCCAAGAACTTGTACAGAGTGATGAACGTGGCCCTGGGCATCGTCCACCTCTCGCGGCACAGCTCGCTGCTTTGCCCCCTGTCGCTCAGCGGGAGCCTGGGGCTCCGGCCGCAGCCTCCGGTGACGTTTCCGTACCTGAACTACGAT GCGTCCCTGAATTTCCACAGCAGCGCGGTGCTGGCCGCGGCGCTCGACACCCTCACCGTGCCGTACCGGCTCTCTTCCTCCCAAGGCTCCATGATGCACCTCGCTGAAACTCTCAACTTCTCCGGGAGAAAG GTTGTGGCTGCCTGggcttctcttcccttcccggcccggcccggctgCTCGCTTGCCGATGCTTTGTGCTCCCACGGGCAGGACGtgccctggaagctgctggtTGCGTGGAGAGAGCGAAGGCTTCGCTCCTGTTTCGCTCAGTCCGTCGTGCTACGAGGAATCGGCAACGAAAGTCACGTTAG CTCCGCGAGGACGCAGCCGCCTTCCCCGCTCCACGCCTGCGAGAGCGCCGAGCAGACCCTGCAGCGATACCTCCACACCCTCTTCCCGGGCGCCCTCAG CGCAGCCCACGTGCTCGAGCAGCCGTGTCGCACCCTGCCGCCGTACCCCCAgttcttctctcctctcctgacCCAACAAGGCTTCCTCCGGGATAAACCTCCGCCTTCCGCAGCAG ctgtggAGAGCATCCCTGTCCTGGCGGCCCTGCAGGCCTCCCCGGTGCTGCACACGCTCCTCACCAGCTTGTACATGGATGTAAAGAAGCTGAACGCGCGGCGATTCGCCAGCTTCTTCTCTGCCGGAGTCGAGCAGGATGAGTTCCAGGAGGCCTTGGAGGAGCTGAGAACTTTGTCGCAGTGCTACGAGACTGAGCTGGAAGGGAGCGAATCTGAAGATGAAGAGGATTCAGACTAA